A window of Brevibacterium ihuae contains these coding sequences:
- the rpsC gene encoding 30S ribosomal protein S3 yields MGQKINPNGFRLGITTDHKSKWYADSTKAGQRYRDYVGEDVKIRRLLSTGLERAGISKVNIERTRDRVRVDIRTARPGIVIGRRGAEADRIRGQLEKLTGKQIQLNILEVKNPETDAQLVAQGVAEQLASRVAFRRAMRKAIQSAQRAGAKGVRVQCAGRLGGAEMSRSEFYREGRVPLHTLRANIDYGFYEAHTTFGRIGVKVWIYKGDLTDKELAAQEAAQPNARGPRGGAARGRGRGGRGRGSDRRPEAGQRKTDNNAEAAPAAAGSEG; encoded by the coding sequence ATGGGACAGAAGATCAATCCCAACGGATTCCGACTCGGAATCACCACCGACCACAAGTCGAAGTGGTACGCAGACTCGACGAAGGCCGGGCAGCGCTACCGCGACTACGTGGGCGAGGACGTCAAGATCCGGCGCCTGCTGAGCACCGGCCTCGAGCGGGCCGGCATCTCGAAGGTCAACATCGAGCGCACCCGTGACCGCGTGCGCGTCGACATCCGCACCGCGCGTCCCGGCATCGTCATCGGCCGCCGCGGCGCCGAGGCCGACCGCATCCGCGGGCAGCTCGAGAAGCTCACCGGCAAGCAGATCCAGCTCAACATCCTCGAGGTCAAGAACCCCGAGACCGATGCCCAGCTGGTCGCCCAGGGAGTCGCCGAGCAGCTCGCGAGCCGCGTGGCGTTCCGCCGCGCGATGCGCAAGGCCATCCAGTCCGCGCAGCGCGCCGGCGCCAAGGGCGTCCGCGTCCAGTGCGCGGGTCGGCTCGGCGGCGCCGAGATGAGCCGTTCGGAGTTCTACCGCGAGGGACGCGTGCCGCTGCACACCCTCCGCGCGAACATCGACTACGGCTTCTACGAGGCGCACACGACCTTCGGCCGGATCGGCGTGAAGGTCTGGATCTACAAGGGCGACCTCACGGACAAGGAGCTCGCAGCCCAGGAGGCCGCGCAGCCCAACGCCCGCGGACCCCGCGGCGGTGCAGCGCGCGGTCGCGGTCGCGGCGGACGCGGTCGGGGCTCCGACCGTCGTCCCGAGGCCGGCCAGAGGAAGACTGACAACAACGCCGAGGCGGCTCCCGCCGCGGCCGGATCGGAGGGCTGA
- the rplW gene encoding 50S ribosomal protein L23: MSVTFKDPRDIIIAPVVSEKTYNLMDEGKYTFLVDPRSNKTEIKYAIESIFGVKVASVNTLNRQGKRRRTRSGWGKRNDTKRAIVALKEGSIDIFGGSL; this comes from the coding sequence ATGAGCGTGACGTTCAAGGACCCGCGCGACATCATCATCGCCCCGGTCGTCTCGGAGAAGACCTACAACCTCATGGACGAGGGCAAGTACACCTTCCTCGTCGATCCCCGGTCGAACAAGACCGAGATCAAGTACGCAATCGAATCCATCTTCGGCGTGAAGGTCGCATCGGTGAACACCCTGAACCGTCAGGGCAAGCGCCGTCGCACCCGGTCCGGTTGGGGCAAGCGCAATGACACCAAGCGTGCCATCGTCGCCCTCAAGGAAGGTTCGATCGACATTTTCGGCGGATCGCTCTAA
- the rpmC gene encoding 50S ribosomal protein L29, translating to MAIGSKDLSMDALDGFDNDRLVEELKKAKAELFNLRFQSATGQLESHGRLKAVRRDIARIYTVLRERELSIRSNPADAKEEDK from the coding sequence ATGGCGATCGGTTCCAAGGACCTGTCCATGGACGCCCTCGACGGCTTCGACAACGACCGTCTTGTCGAGGAGCTGAAGAAGGCCAAGGCCGAGCTGTTCAACCTCCGGTTCCAGTCGGCCACCGGCCAGCTGGAGAGCCACGGCCGTCTCAAGGCCGTGCGCCGCGACATCGCCCGGATCTACACCGTGCTCCGTGAGCGCGAGCTGTCGATCCGGTCGAACCCGGCCGATGCCAAGGAAGAGGATAAGTGA
- the rplV gene encoding 50S ribosomal protein L22: MEAKAKARYLRVTPQKARRVVDLIRGQQATEALAVLKFAEQSASDPIYKLVASGIANARIQADKLGEAFDENELVISEAFVDEGPTMKRFRPRAQGRAYRINKRTSHITVVLASGDDVPASASRKGNR; the protein is encoded by the coding sequence ATGGAAGCCAAGGCGAAGGCGCGTTACCTGCGCGTCACGCCCCAGAAGGCTCGGCGCGTCGTTGACCTCATTCGTGGTCAGCAGGCAACCGAAGCTCTGGCGGTGCTGAAATTTGCAGAACAGTCGGCCTCCGACCCGATCTACAAGCTCGTCGCCTCGGGCATCGCGAATGCGCGTATCCAGGCCGACAAGCTCGGTGAGGCGTTCGACGAGAACGAACTGGTCATCTCGGAAGCATTCGTGGACGAGGGACCGACCATGAAGCGGTTCCGGCCTCGTGCCCAGGGACGTGCCTACCGCATCAACAAGCGCACCAGCCACATCACCGTGGTCCTGGCGTCCGGCGACGACGTCCCGGCGAGCGCTTCACGGAAGGGGAACCGCTGA
- the rplP gene encoding 50S ribosomal protein L16 — MLIPRRVKHRKQHHPKRGGMSKGGNEVTFGDWGVQALEPAYVTNRQIEAARIAMTRHIKRGGKVWINIYPDRPLTKKPAETRMGSGKGSPEWWVANVKPGRVLFELAGVPEEVAREALRLAIHKLPLKARIVRREGGE, encoded by the coding sequence ATGCTGATCCCTCGTCGAGTCAAGCACCGGAAGCAGCACCACCCCAAGCGCGGTGGCATGTCCAAGGGCGGCAACGAGGTCACGTTCGGCGACTGGGGCGTCCAGGCGCTCGAGCCCGCCTATGTGACCAACCGGCAGATCGAGGCCGCTCGTATCGCCATGACCCGTCACATCAAGCGCGGCGGCAAGGTGTGGATCAACATCTACCCCGACCGCCCGCTGACCAAGAAGCCCGCTGAGACCCGCATGGGCTCCGGCAAGGGCTCACCCGAGTGGTGGGTGGCAAACGTCAAGCCCGGTCGAGTTCTGTTCGAGCTCGCCGGCGTCCCCGAGGAAGTCGCTCGTGAGGCCTTGCGCCTGGCGATCCACAAGCTTCCTCTCAAGGCCCGCATCGTGCGGCGCGAAGGTGGTGAATGA
- a CDS encoding carbohydrate ABC transporter permease, with translation MAAKRTTSPLTTGLWIVAFVLIALWALFPVVWILSLSLKSPSDVANRQFWPTEISWENYELILAGGAQDLFLPALRNSIGICLIATLVAVVLSTLAAYAIARLDFPGKNIVLYMSLAITVFPVISIVTPLFNLWSVIGLYDTWLGLIIPYLSLTLPISIWTLTSFFQEIPWELEQAAQVDGATAFQAFRKVIVPLAAPGVFTTAIIAFFIAWNDFLYGISLTSTSAARPVPAALSFFTGASQFEEPAGSIAAASIIVTIPVIVIVLLFQRQIVSGLTSGAVKG, from the coding sequence ATGGCCGCCAAGCGCACCACCTCACCGCTGACCACCGGCCTGTGGATCGTCGCCTTCGTGCTCATCGCGCTGTGGGCCCTGTTCCCCGTCGTGTGGATCCTGTCCCTGTCGCTCAAGAGCCCGTCCGACGTCGCGAACCGGCAGTTCTGGCCGACGGAGATCTCGTGGGAGAACTACGAGCTCATCCTCGCCGGCGGCGCCCAGGACCTGTTCCTGCCGGCGCTGCGGAACTCGATCGGGATCTGCCTCATCGCGACCCTCGTCGCCGTCGTGCTCTCCACGCTCGCGGCCTACGCGATCGCCCGCCTCGACTTCCCGGGGAAGAACATCGTGCTCTACATGTCGCTCGCGATCACCGTGTTCCCGGTGATCTCGATCGTCACCCCGCTGTTCAACCTGTGGTCGGTCATCGGTCTCTACGACACCTGGCTCGGGCTCATCATCCCTTACCTCTCGCTCACCCTGCCGATCTCGATCTGGACGCTCACGTCCTTCTTCCAGGAGATCCCGTGGGAGCTCGAGCAGGCGGCGCAGGTCGACGGCGCAACCGCCTTCCAGGCGTTCCGCAAGGTCATCGTGCCGCTCGCCGCGCCGGGGGTCTTCACCACCGCGATCATCGCCTTCTTCATCGCGTGGAACGACTTCCTCTACGGCATCTCGCTGACCTCGACCTCGGCCGCGCGTCCGGTGCCCGCCGCGCTGTCGTTCTTCACCGGCGCCTCGCAGTTCGAGGAGCCCGCCGGGTCGATCGCCGCGGCGTCGATCATCGTCACCATCCCGGTGATCGTCATCGTCCTCCTCTTCCAGCGCCAGATCGTGTCCGGCCTGACCTCGGGCGCGGTCAAGGGATGA
- the rpsJ gene encoding 30S ribosomal protein S10: MAGQKIRIRLKSYDHAVIDSAARKIVDTVTRAGATVVGPVPLPTEKNVYCVIRSPHKYKDSREHFEMRTHKRLIDIVDPTPKAVDSLMRLDLADDVNIEIKL; the protein is encoded by the coding sequence ATGGCGGGACAGAAGATCCGCATCCGGCTCAAGTCGTACGACCACGCGGTCATTGACAGTGCAGCACGCAAGATCGTGGACACTGTCACCCGCGCTGGCGCTACGGTTGTGGGCCCCGTGCCGTTGCCGACGGAGAAGAACGTGTACTGCGTCATCCGTTCGCCGCACAAGTACAAGGACAGCCGCGAGCACTTCGAGATGCGCACCCACAAGCGGCTCATCGACATCGTCGACCCGACGCCGAAGGCCGTCGACTCGCTCATGCGACTCGACCTCGCCGACGACGTCAACATCGAGATCAAGCTCTAA
- the rpsS gene encoding 30S ribosomal protein S19 translates to MPRSLKKGPFVDEHLYQKVAAQNEKGTKNVIKTWSRRSMIIPDFLGHTIAVHDGRKHVPVFITEAMVGHKLGEFAQTRTFRGHDKDDRKGRRR, encoded by the coding sequence ATGCCTCGTAGCCTCAAGAAGGGCCCCTTCGTTGACGAGCACCTGTACCAGAAGGTCGCTGCTCAGAACGAAAAGGGCACCAAGAACGTCATCAAGACCTGGTCCCGACGCTCGATGATCATCCCGGACTTCCTGGGACACACGATCGCCGTGCACGACGGACGCAAGCATGTGCCGGTGTTCATCACCGAAGCCATGGTCGGGCACAAGCTCGGCGAATTCGCCCAGACGCGGACTTTCCGCGGCCACGACAAGGACGATCGCAAGGGCCGCCGCCGCTGA
- the rpsQ gene encoding 30S ribosomal protein S17, with amino-acid sequence MAEQTQAAAEQATERNSRKTARGYVVSDKMDKTIVVEIEDRKKHRLYGKIMRKTNKIKAHDEENTAGIGDLVVVSETRPLSASKRWRLVEIVERAK; translated from the coding sequence ATGGCCGAGCAGACCCAGGCTGCCGCAGAGCAGGCGACCGAGCGGAACTCGCGCAAGACCGCCCGCGGCTACGTCGTCTCCGACAAGATGGACAAGACCATCGTGGTGGAGATCGAGGACCGCAAGAAGCACCGCCTCTACGGCAAGATCATGCGCAAGACCAACAAGATCAAGGCCCATGACGAGGAGAACACCGCCGGCATCGGCGACCTCGTCGTGGTGTCCGAGACCCGCCCGCTGTCGGCGAGCAAGCGCTGGCGCCTCGTCGAGATCGTCGAGCGCGCCAAGTAA
- the rplC gene encoding 50S ribosomal protein L3, whose amino-acid sequence MRSSALPTTRTVKGLLGTKLGMTQVWDEQSNLVPVTVIAAGSNVVTQIRNEDVDGYTAVQIAFGEIDPRKVDKPTAGHFEKAGVAPRRHLIELRTADAGEYTLGQELGADVFEAGTKIDVTAKSKGKGTAGVMKRHGFAGVGASHGAHRNHRKPGSIGGASTPGRVFKGLRMAGRMGAVKHTTQNLTVHAVDAENNLLLIKGAVPGPKGAVVFVRTAAKEA is encoded by the coding sequence ATGCGTTCCAGCGCTCTCCCCACCACCCGGACCGTCAAGGGTCTGCTGGGCACCAAGCTCGGCATGACCCAGGTGTGGGACGAGCAGAGCAACCTGGTTCCGGTCACGGTGATCGCCGCCGGTTCCAATGTCGTCACCCAGATCCGCAACGAGGACGTCGACGGCTACACCGCCGTGCAGATCGCCTTCGGCGAGATCGACCCGCGCAAGGTGGACAAGCCCACCGCCGGACACTTCGAGAAGGCCGGGGTCGCCCCCCGCCGCCACCTCATCGAGCTGCGCACCGCCGACGCCGGCGAGTACACGCTCGGTCAGGAGCTCGGCGCCGACGTCTTCGAGGCCGGCACCAAGATCGACGTGACCGCCAAGAGCAAGGGCAAGGGAACCGCCGGCGTCATGAAGCGCCACGGCTTCGCCGGCGTGGGCGCCTCGCACGGTGCCCACCGCAACCACCGCAAGCCCGGCTCGATCGGTGGGGCATCGACCCCCGGTCGCGTCTTCAAGGGACTGCGGATGGCCGGCCGGATGGGTGCCGTCAAGCACACCACCCAGAACCTCACCGTCCACGCTGTCGACGCCGAGAACAACCTGCTGCTCATCAAGGGTGCCGTCCCCGGCCCCAAGGGCGCAGTCGTCTTCGTCCGCACTGCCGCGAAGGAGGCCTGA
- a CDS encoding ABC transporter ATP-binding protein, whose amino-acid sequence MAEIELKNLVKRYGDGFPAVNDVSLHIDEGEFVILVGPSGSGKSTVLRMIVGLEDITDGDLLIDGERVNDKAPRDRDLSMVFQNYALYPHLTVYENIAFPLRLDKESYPEGEVRSRVDRAASMLELGEHLDRKPANLSGGQRQRVAMGRAIVRDAKAFLFDEPLSNLDAKLRGQMRTEIARMQRTLGITTVYVTHDQTEAMTLGDKVAVLKRGALQQYASPQELYREPVNIFVAGFIGSPSMNFLPVTHRGDGELESPFGTFRLPEERARGLADAPELLIAGLRPEAFQDAELLEDADLERGAVIAAEVDVTEWLGNEIYAYLPFEASSEVQESLDELDRDLDGEGMRTQVVAALDPQSRVREGDTVKLFFDPADVMVFDPSTGANLTRDEERAAEITRKSEETRKRALERARADHDSADLDARRTDDRADDRA is encoded by the coding sequence ATGGCTGAAATCGAACTCAAGAACCTCGTCAAGCGCTACGGCGACGGATTCCCCGCCGTCAACGACGTCAGCCTCCACATCGACGAGGGCGAGTTCGTCATCCTCGTCGGGCCCTCGGGCTCGGGCAAGTCGACCGTGCTGCGGATGATCGTCGGGCTCGAGGACATCACCGACGGCGACCTCCTCATCGACGGCGAGCGGGTCAACGACAAGGCCCCGCGCGATCGGGATCTCTCGATGGTGTTCCAGAACTACGCCCTCTACCCCCACCTCACGGTGTACGAGAACATCGCGTTCCCGCTCCGCCTCGACAAGGAGTCCTACCCCGAAGGCGAGGTCCGCTCCCGGGTCGACCGGGCGGCGTCGATGCTCGAGCTCGGCGAGCACCTCGACCGCAAGCCGGCCAACCTGTCCGGCGGCCAGCGGCAGCGGGTGGCGATGGGCCGCGCGATCGTGCGCGACGCCAAGGCGTTCCTCTTCGACGAGCCGCTGTCGAACCTCGACGCGAAGCTCCGCGGCCAGATGCGCACCGAGATCGCGCGGATGCAGCGCACGCTCGGCATCACCACCGTCTACGTCACCCACGACCAGACCGAGGCGATGACGCTCGGCGACAAGGTCGCCGTGCTCAAGCGCGGCGCACTGCAGCAGTACGCGAGCCCGCAGGAGCTCTACCGAGAGCCGGTCAACATCTTCGTCGCGGGATTCATCGGCTCGCCGTCGATGAACTTCCTGCCCGTGACGCACCGCGGCGACGGCGAGCTCGAGTCCCCGTTCGGCACCTTCCGGCTGCCGGAGGAGCGGGCCCGCGGGCTCGCCGACGCGCCCGAGCTGCTCATCGCGGGCCTCCGTCCCGAGGCGTTCCAGGACGCCGAGCTCCTCGAGGACGCGGACCTCGAGCGCGGGGCGGTCATCGCCGCCGAGGTCGACGTCACCGAATGGCTCGGCAACGAGATCTACGCGTACCTCCCGTTCGAGGCCTCGTCCGAGGTGCAGGAATCGCTTGACGAGCTCGACCGCGATCTCGACGGCGAGGGCATGCGGACCCAGGTTGTCGCCGCGCTCGACCCGCAGTCGCGGGTGCGCGAGGGCGACACCGTGAAGCTGTTCTTCGACCCCGCCGACGTCATGGTGTTCGATCCCTCCACCGGGGCGAACCTCACCCGCGACGAGGAGCGCGCCGCGGAGATCACGCGGAAGTCCGAGGAGACGCGCAAGCGCGCGCTCGAGCGCGCCCGCGCCGATCACGACTCCGCCGACCTCGACGCCCGCCGGACAGACGACCGGGCCGACGACCGGGCCTGA
- a CDS encoding extracellular solute-binding protein, translating to MMRPQRRRSGRLLALGAAAGAAVMALSGCQTDPGGNTITWYINPDNGGQAALAEKCSADSGGEYSISTSVLPNDASSQREQLIRRLASQDSSIDIMSLDTVYVAEFANAGYLEPVPGEYTETFTEDVVEAAVESSLWEDELVAAPLQANTQILWYRKSVAEAAGLDMEQPVTWDQIIEAAQSQEKEIGAQGIRAESLTVWLNALIESQGGSMVVDPEAEPEETELGLDTPEGEKAAEIMSTIGSEGLGGPSFSNLDENGSLLRFQGENGGFMVNWPFVYSALVAGVEDGSIDQEVLDDVGWAPYPAVEEGTPGAAPFGGVKLAVGSFSTNPEAAFAAIDCIRAPENQAEYFITDGLPPATRAAFDDPAVQDELPYAQTILDSLENAASRPTSPYYNSITGGIQRSWHPPEDIDPATTPAESTELILDIMRGEALL from the coding sequence ATGATGAGGCCGCAACGGCGGAGGTCCGGGCGACTGCTGGCCCTGGGTGCAGCGGCGGGTGCGGCGGTGATGGCGCTCTCCGGCTGTCAGACCGACCCCGGCGGCAACACCATCACCTGGTACATCAATCCCGACAACGGGGGACAGGCCGCGCTCGCCGAGAAGTGCAGCGCCGATTCCGGCGGTGAGTACTCCATCAGCACCTCGGTCCTGCCCAACGACGCCTCGAGCCAGCGCGAGCAGCTCATCCGCCGTCTCGCCTCGCAGGACTCGTCGATCGACATCATGAGCCTCGACACCGTGTACGTCGCCGAGTTCGCGAACGCCGGGTACCTCGAGCCGGTGCCCGGGGAGTACACCGAGACGTTCACCGAGGACGTCGTCGAAGCCGCCGTCGAGTCCTCGCTGTGGGAGGACGAGCTCGTCGCCGCCCCGCTCCAGGCCAACACCCAGATCCTGTGGTACCGCAAATCGGTCGCCGAGGCCGCCGGGCTCGATATGGAGCAGCCGGTGACGTGGGACCAGATCATCGAGGCCGCGCAGAGCCAGGAGAAGGAGATCGGGGCCCAGGGCATCCGCGCCGAGTCGCTCACCGTGTGGCTCAATGCGCTCATCGAATCCCAGGGCGGCAGCATGGTCGTCGATCCCGAGGCGGAACCGGAGGAGACCGAGCTCGGTCTCGACACGCCGGAGGGGGAGAAGGCCGCGGAGATCATGTCGACGATCGGGAGCGAGGGCCTCGGCGGCCCGTCGTTCTCCAACCTCGACGAGAACGGCTCGCTCCTCCGCTTCCAGGGTGAGAACGGCGGCTTCATGGTCAACTGGCCGTTCGTGTACTCGGCCCTCGTCGCCGGCGTCGAGGACGGCTCCATCGACCAGGAGGTGCTCGACGACGTCGGCTGGGCGCCGTATCCCGCGGTCGAGGAGGGCACCCCCGGTGCGGCACCCTTCGGCGGCGTCAAGCTCGCTGTCGGCTCGTTCTCGACGAATCCCGAGGCCGCCTTCGCCGCGATCGACTGCATCCGCGCACCTGAGAACCAGGCGGAGTACTTCATCACCGACGGACTGCCGCCGGCCACGCGCGCCGCGTTCGACGACCCGGCCGTGCAGGACGAGCTCCCGTACGCGCAGACCATCCTCGACTCGCTCGAGAACGCCGCGTCCCGGCCGACCTCGCCCTACTACAACTCGATCACCGGCGGCATCCAGCGCAGCTGGCACCCGCCGGAGGACATCGACCCGGCGACGACACCTGCGGAGTCGACCGAGCTCATCCTGGACATCATGCGAGGGGAGGCGCTGCTGTGA
- a CDS encoding carbohydrate ABC transporter permease, producing MSESTTVHGSGSGSSAAAGGTAPGGRTKKTKRYTSERSRAEAKLGLMLAAPAAIVLLLVTGYPILQAVYQSFFSLRLTDQENSYFNWGANYVTVLTDPLWWQTLGFTLLITVVTVAIELVLGFLFAMVMLNAMKGVRGPIRTIILVPYGIITVVAAFSWQYAFDLGTGFVGTWFGIETFDWFGNFWSSFFVIALAEIWKTTPFISLLMLAGLAQIPGDMVEAATVDGATWWQRLTRVILPNMKSAIMVALMFRTLEAFRIFDSVFVMTQGANGTATVSSLAYDQTISQLQTGLGSAVSVLLFLCVGLICLLFIKGFRVNLGDSRG from the coding sequence GTGAGCGAATCGACGACGGTCCACGGATCCGGGTCGGGCTCCTCGGCGGCCGCCGGCGGCACTGCGCCGGGCGGAAGGACGAAGAAGACGAAGCGCTACACCTCGGAGCGGAGCCGGGCCGAAGCGAAGCTCGGGCTCATGCTCGCGGCTCCCGCCGCGATCGTGCTCCTCCTCGTCACCGGCTACCCGATCCTCCAGGCGGTCTACCAGTCGTTCTTCAGCCTGCGCCTGACCGACCAGGAGAACTCGTACTTCAACTGGGGCGCGAACTACGTCACGGTCCTCACCGACCCGCTGTGGTGGCAGACCCTCGGCTTCACCCTTCTCATCACCGTCGTCACCGTGGCGATCGAGCTCGTGCTCGGCTTCCTCTTCGCGATGGTCATGCTCAACGCGATGAAGGGGGTCCGGGGACCCATCCGCACGATCATCCTCGTGCCCTACGGCATCATCACCGTGGTCGCCGCCTTCTCGTGGCAGTACGCGTTCGACCTCGGCACCGGGTTCGTCGGCACGTGGTTCGGCATCGAGACGTTCGACTGGTTCGGCAACTTCTGGTCGTCGTTCTTCGTCATCGCGCTCGCCGAGATCTGGAAGACGACCCCCTTCATCTCGCTCCTCATGCTCGCCGGGCTCGCCCAGATCCCCGGTGACATGGTCGAGGCCGCGACCGTCGACGGCGCCACCTGGTGGCAGCGGCTCACCCGCGTGATCCTGCCGAACATGAAGAGCGCGATCATGGTCGCCCTGATGTTCCGCACGCTCGAGGCGTTCCGCATCTTCGACTCGGTGTTCGTCATGACCCAGGGCGCCAACGGCACCGCCACGGTGTCCTCGCTCGCCTACGACCAGACGATCTCGCAGCTCCAGACCGGCCTCGGCTCGGCGGTGTCGGTGCTGCTGTTCCTCTGCGTCGGCCTCATCTGCCTGCTGTTCATCAAGGGGTTCCGCGTGAACCTCGGCGATTCGAGAGGATGA
- the rplD gene encoding 50S ribosomal protein L4 has translation MTENTTIDVLDATGKKSGTAELPADVFGVATNVPLIHQVVVAQLAAARQGTHKAKTRSEVRGGGRKPYRQKGTGNARQGSIRAPQYAGGGIVHGPVPRDYSQRTPKKMKAAALRGALSDRARLDRVFVVSGLIDGDVPSTKQARTALTNLSDRANKLVVVERADELTYLSVRNLPKVHVLPADQLNTYDVLMADDIVFTEGALATFLDGAARGRVAAGGRSTREEDAE, from the coding sequence ATGACCGAGAACACCACCATCGACGTCCTCGACGCCACCGGCAAGAAGTCCGGCACCGCTGAGCTCCCCGCCGACGTGTTCGGCGTGGCAACCAACGTGCCGCTCATCCACCAGGTCGTCGTCGCCCAGCTCGCCGCTGCGCGCCAGGGCACCCACAAGGCCAAGACCCGTTCCGAGGTCCGCGGCGGCGGTCGCAAGCCGTACCGCCAGAAGGGCACCGGCAACGCACGTCAGGGCTCGATCCGCGCTCCGCAGTACGCTGGCGGCGGAATCGTCCACGGCCCGGTGCCGCGCGACTACTCGCAGCGGACCCCGAAGAAGATGAAGGCCGCCGCTCTGCGCGGTGCCCTGTCCGACCGCGCCCGCCTCGACCGGGTGTTCGTGGTCAGCGGCCTGATCGACGGCGACGTGCCGTCGACCAAGCAGGCCCGTACGGCTCTCACCAACCTCAGCGACCGGGCGAACAAGCTCGTCGTCGTCGAGCGCGCCGATGAGCTCACCTATCTCAGCGTCCGCAACCTGCCGAAGGTGCACGTGCTGCCCGCCGACCAGCTCAACACGTATGACGTGCTGATGGCCGACGACATCGTGTTCACCGAGGGCGCGCTCGCGACCTTCCTCGACGGAGCCGCTCGCGGCCGCGTCGCTGCAGGCGGACGCTCCACCCGCGAGGAGGACGCAGAATGA
- the rplB gene encoding 50S ribosomal protein L2, with translation MGIRKHKPTTPGRRGSSVADFVEVTRSTPEKSLLRPLSKSGGRNSQGRVTTRHHGGGHKRQYRVIDFRRHDKDGVPARVAHIEYDPNRTARIALLHYADGEKRYILAPNRLKQNDRIEAGPTADIKPGNSLALRNIPVGTVIHAVELRPGGGAKIARSAGSSVQLVAKYGPYAQLRLPSGEIRNVDVRCRATVGEVGNAEQSNINWGKAGRMRWKGKRPTVRGVVMNPVDHPHGGGEGKTSGGRHPVSPWGQKEGRTRRPKKESDKLIVRRRRTGKKR, from the coding sequence ATGGGAATCCGTAAGCACAAGCCGACGACCCCGGGCCGACGCGGCTCCTCGGTCGCCGACTTTGTCGAAGTGACCCGGTCGACGCCGGAGAAGTCGCTTCTGCGCCCGCTGTCCAAGAGCGGCGGCCGCAACAGCCAGGGACGCGTGACCACCCGCCACCACGGCGGTGGACACAAGCGCCAGTACCGTGTCATCGACTTCCGTCGCCATGACAAGGACGGCGTGCCCGCACGCGTCGCACACATCGAATACGACCCGAATCGCACCGCACGCATCGCGCTGCTGCACTACGCGGACGGCGAGAAGCGCTACATCCTCGCGCCGAACCGCCTCAAGCAGAACGACCGCATCGAGGCCGGCCCCACGGCCGACATCAAGCCGGGCAACAGCCTGGCCCTGCGGAACATCCCGGTCGGCACCGTCATCCACGCAGTCGAGCTGCGTCCGGGCGGCGGAGCCAAGATCGCTCGTTCCGCCGGCTCCTCGGTGCAGCTCGTGGCGAAGTACGGGCCGTACGCGCAGCTGCGCCTGCCGTCCGGCGAGATCCGCAACGTCGACGTGCGCTGCCGCGCCACCGTCGGCGAGGTCGGCAATGCCGAGCAGTCGAACATCAACTGGGGCAAGGCCGGACGCATGCGTTGGAAGGGCAAGCGCCCGACCGTCCGCGGCGTCGTGATGAACCCCGTCGACCACCCGCACGGCGGTGGCGAGGGCAAGACCTCGGGTGGCCGCCACCCGGTCAGCCCGTGGGGTCAGAAGGAAGGCCGCACCCGCCGCCCCAAGAAGGAAAGCGACAAGCTCATCGTGCGTCGCCGCCGTACCGGCAAGAAGCGTTGA